One segment of Antennarius striatus isolate MH-2024 chromosome 5, ASM4005453v1, whole genome shotgun sequence DNA contains the following:
- the efcc1 gene encoding EF-hand and coiled-coil domain-containing protein 1, producing the protein MAASDSIDPYSRPARRTQWIVSTLAYHYGLDRGVENEIIVLATGLDQYLQEIFHHIDYQGGGKIPVEDFDILCEVLGLNKDSEDTECAGIVDPLPNELTFRHFHAKLCGYFSTKAGCQYENGRLLVGKDSEHIETQIRLRSPLRRREKLLSSDVSRGSRPSTDGRHASGCRLGSCSKECYEEIVALEEAEDRISKLEDENESLRELIEDMRAALQSSDARCLALQVGLWKSHSKHKPDDGCFIAQQKHGAQKSTTNAGLKSSTYSNLKSLQNIIQEIELLRSSRDRQVEEAMLCNQRLEQELWSSKETVTALEDCNQVLKREQAGMRRKVEEARQVLLSGLDKVKELETKASLVPALQGHILQLESDLLYYRSEISKLQLPGVTGTDQQLNVGSRAGSRCCSNSQHDRCSPTGRAVTTPDKMEEQLFRSVEGQAASDEEEDKWTGDQQRQVDEVKKILTRLSCCGERCDYKAFKKLVSNFGSLRNEESCSAVAELLERVTRLHKQLELKESRAEMDMDQIKDSLVQELQQKAEETELLQMELQMLETERVRLSLVEEKLVDILQLLQQLRDLNVSRRSLGKILLSTLESCSDPQHGKAHILEVLNALYHELAACEILSTGGPLERTPSQHSLNALIISC; encoded by the exons ATGGCCGCCTCAGACTCCATCGATCCGTACAGCCGCCCGGCGCGCAGGACACAATGGATCGTCAGCACCCTGGCGTACCACTACGGACTGGACCGGGGAGTGGAGAATGAAATCATAGTTTTAGCCACCGGATTGGATCAATACCTGCAGGAGATTTTCCATCACATCGACTATCAAGGTGGAGGCAAAATCCCCGTGGAGGACTTTGACATCTTGTGCGAAGTCTTGGGTTTGAACAAAGACTCCGAGGACACGGAATGCGCAGGGATTGTGGACCCGTTACCCAACGAGCTCACCTTCAGGCACTTCCACGCTAAACTGTGCGGATACTTCAGCACCAAAGCGGGGTGTCAGTATGAGAACGGTCGGCTGCTGGTCGGGAAGGACAGCGAGCACATAGAGACTCAGATCCGCTTGAGGAGCCCCCTGAGGCGGCGAGAGAAGCTGCTCTCCTCGGATGTGAGCCGCGGCTCCCGTCCCTCCACGGATGGTCGACACGCCTCCGGCTGCAGGCTCGGATCCTGCTCCAAGGAGTGCTACGAGGAGATCGTGGCTCTGGAGGAAGCCGAGGACCGAATATCAAAGCTGGAGGACGAGAATGAAAGTTTGAGGGAGTTGATCGAGGACATGCGAGCCGCGCTCCAGAGCAGCGACGCCCGCTGTTTGGCTCTGCAG GTAGGACTGTGGAAAAGCCACTCCAAGCACAAACCAGACGACGGCTGTTTTATAGCCCAACAGAAACACGGGGCTCAGAAAAGCACGACCAACGCCGGCCTGAAAAGTAGCACTTACAGCAACCTGAAGAGCCTGCAGAACATCATCCAGGAAATCGAGCTGCTGCGGAGCTCAAGAGACCGGCAGGTAGAGGAGGCCATGCTGTGCAACCAGAGACTGGAGCAGGAACTGTGGAGCTCGAAAGAGACTGTGACCGCTCTGGAGGACTGCAACCAGGTCCTGAAGAGGGAGCAGGCGGGCatgaggaggaaggtggaggaggccAGGCAGGTGCTGCTCAGCGGCCTGGATAAGGTGAAGGAACTGGAAACCAAGGCCAGTCTTGTGCCGGCGCTGCAGGGACACATCCTCCAGCTGGAGTCTGACCTCCTCTACTACAG GTCAGAGATATCCAAATTGCAACTACCGGGTGTCACCGGGACGGATCAGCAGCTGAACGTTGGCAGCAGGGCGGGATCGAGATGTTGTTCCAACTCCCAACATGACCGCTGTTCTCCCACGGGGCGCGCTGTGACAACCCCAGATAAGA TGGAGGAGCAGTTGTTTCGCTCAGTGGAGGGCCAGGCAGcctctgatgaagaggaggacaagTGGACCGGAGACCAACAGAGGCAGGTGGACGAGGTGAAGAAGATCCTGACCAGGCTGTCCTGCTGTGGAGAAAG ATGTGACTACAAGGCTTTCAAGAAGCTGGTGTCTAACTTTGGGAGCTTGAGGAACGAAGAGAGCTGCAGCGCTGTGGCGGAGCTCCTGGAGAGGGTGACCAGGCTGCAtaagcagctggagctgaaggagaGCCGGGCGGAGATGGACATGGACCAG ATAAAGGATTCTCTGgtgcaggagctgcagcagaaggCGGAGGAGACGGAGCTGCTTCAGATGGAGCTGCAGATGCTGGAGACGGAGAGAGTCCGCCTGTcgctggtggaggagaagctggtggacatcctgcagctcctccagcagctcagagacCTG AACGTCTCGCGGAGGTCTCTTGGGAAAATCCTGCTCAGCACTTTGGAGTCTTGCAGCGACCCGCAGCACG GGAAGGCCCACATTCTGGAGGTGCTCAACGCTCTCTATCACGAACTGGCCGCCTGTGAGATCCTGTCCACCGGCGGCCCTCTGGAGCGAACGCCGAGTCAACATTCTCTCAACGCCCTCATCATCTCCTGCTAA
- the cfap92 gene encoding uncharacterized protein FLJ43738, with translation MLISRLPQEKIKLQICNSKDKLSSLARYERLKAFRAPQDQPEDPADTCGETLLIERIPVGSSGVFEVMCSISLDRPLMSDQLKEELNPLVITIVSATSLPSSPVPFQTLQENCLPAYCQYKFHNLSVHRTNYHKHDTNIYFRDVNVIMAGLMRPEELQEFLSGPPLEIEVHDRDRNLQEKEKTPKKLAAGVDDDILYDVTHLRHKTKVFNYHGIARLNLSELLLGKKSLKMRLPIKCCPPPPLPGGRRRSWNNEMTDIAASREPIPQGHYFVASSQLKVKVEITCPLRMKNISSETEFLDGPFGRIIYLFDYNNVAAMAKLRSEILRINASAFHLRSNSPENIERALSNYIMNFEQDENKDLDFVTGFHILDKRTNIFVLEGLKHKAVKTLWEAVPMKLSGSKREQVVVLYNSNLGFFKRIYDSLLVGLSPIYLSEPLEAIVKQPLVYVRGKVPQSCLQALWRYPLKGKYNDLQVLLRLLK, from the exons ATGTTAATCAGTCGCCTTCCTCAAGAGAAGATCAAGCTCCAGATATGTAACAGTAAGGACAAGCTGTCCAGCCTGGCTCGCTACGAAAGGCTGAAGGCCTTCAGAGCACCCCAGGACCAGCCTGAAGATCCAGCAGACACCTGTG GTGAGACTCTGTTGATTGAACGTATCCCAGTCGGTTCATCTGGTGTGTTTGAGGTCATGTGTAGCATCTCTCTGGACAGACCACTAATGTCAGACCAACTGAAAGAGGAACTCAATCCACTGGTCATCACAATCGTATCAGCGACCTCACTGCCTTCGTCCCCGGTCCCTTTCCAAACTCTACAG GAAAACTGCTTGCCTGCATATTGTCAATACAAGTTCCATAACTTGAGTGTGCACAGGACAAACTATCACAAGCATGATACGAACATCTACTTCAGAGATGTGAATGTGATCATGGCCGGATTGATGCGCCCAGAAGAGCTCCAAGAATTCCTCTCTGGTCCACCTCTGGAGATAGAGGTTCATGATCGTGACAGGAACTtgcaagaaaaggaaaaaaccccaaaaaaattgGCTGCGGGGGTAGATGATGACATTCTGTACGATGTGACACATCTGAGACACAAGACGAAAGTCTTTAACTACCACGGCATTGCTAGGTTGAATCTTTCTGAGCTGCTACTCGGGAAGAAAAGCCTAAAGATGCGTTTACCGATCAAATGTTGCCCTCCGCCTCCTTTGCCGGGCGGGCGACGACGCTCATGGAACAATGAAATGACAGATATAGCAGCTAGCAGGGAGCCAATACCACAAGGTCATTATTTTGTTGCCAGCTCTCAACTCAAAGTGAAGGTTGAGATAACTTGTCCCCTCAGGATGAAGAACATAAGCTCTGAAACAGAGTTCCTTGATGGTCCGTTTGGTCGCATCATCTACCTTTTTGATTACAACAACGTCGCTGCAATGGCCAAGCTTAGGTCAGAAATCCTCAGGATCAATGCATCGGCTTTCCATTTGAGATCAAACTCACCGGAAAATATAGAGCGAGCCCTCTCAAATTACATAATGAATTTTGAGCAGGATGAGAACAAGGATCTGGATTTCGTTACGGGGTTCCACATCCTGGACAAGAGGACAAACATATTTGTACTCGAAGGGCTTAAACACAAAGCAGTAAAGACACTTTGGGAAGCCGTTCCTATGAA GCTAAGTGGGAGTAAGAGAGAGCAGGTGGTCGTCCTCTACAACTCCAACCTGGGATTCTTCAAGCGCATTTACGACTCATTACTTGTGGGCCTTAGTCCCATCTACTTATCCGAGCCACTAGAGGCCATCGTGAAGCAACCTCTGGTCTACGTTAGGGGGAAGGTGCCCCAATCCTGCCTCCAAGCTCTGTGGAGGTACCCGTTGAAAGGAAAGTACAATGATCTACAGGTTTTACTAAGACTTCTAAAATAG
- the LOC137595954 gene encoding uncharacterized protein — protein MSLVHDIDKIILKNTSVSPRLSRLRHVSRLRDAVQYDLFPSADMVLSMKKEYGAEPWEENLSSDMEVDKPGVPSRMKRHAPLDAHNRKYMKQLQHQDCKDFVQDNMRKVKEESEQLKKAETAAALWKEPSGARPVHNYSIQTFNSKELTKELLRKEMAKFPGRRFTYSQQYHGATVATGSMTSGETSDSTAASPVWSTSITTDESKMHPKHPDRARVEELRKPWRENILHANVLKPTLSRDMRPSSEHHQDFNIYSKPPDFFSPSPITIHLAGELLRREQLEAAAERSGRWLKKLLSGGTVKPPGDGAFPEFKCHMGGNCERIQDILKDEPKKYSLRKPGMMLKPLPHLSVLNLGEEEAEKQKGVALAPGDCPNCSLGSKNVIPRHASMYNKHRYPFTKQRSLLYKRTALPLTDEEKNIFAFQKHGIGMSGITPGRRRPPPLTSWS, from the exons ATGAGTTTGGTACATGATATAGACAAAATCATTCTGAAAAACACTTCTGTTTCCCCGAGGTTGAGCCGGCTGCGTCATGTGAGCCGACTCCGAGATGCAGTTCAGTACGACCTCTTCCCCTCGGCCGACATGGTTCTCAGCATGAAAAAGGAATATGGCGCTGAGCCGTGGGAGGAAAACCTCAGTTCAGACATGGAGGTGGATAAACCCGGTGTACCCAGCCGGATGAAACGACATGCACCGCTTGATGCACACAACAGAAAGTACAtgaagcagctgcagcatcaggACTGCAAAGACTTTGTTCAG GACAATATGAGAAAGGTGAAAGAGGAAAGTGAACAGTTAAAGAAGGCAGAAACTGCCGCCGCATTGTGGAAAGAgccgtctggagccaggccggTGCACAACTACAGCATTCAGACCTTCAACTCCAAAGAACTCACCAAGGAGCTGCTCCGTAAAGAGATGGCCAAG TTTCCAGGGCGGAGGTTCACCTACAGTCAGCAGTATCACGGCGCTACAGTGGCAACAGGGAGTATGACTTCAGGAGAAACCTCTGATTCCACTGCTGCCTCTCCAGTTTGGTCCACCAGTATAACCACTGACGAGTCCAAAATGCACCCCAAACACCCGGACAGGGCTCGTgtggaggagctgaggaag CCATGGAGAGAGAACATCCTTCACGCCAACGTATTGAAACCCACACTTTCACGCGACATGAGGCCCTCGAGCGAGCACCACCAGGACTTTAACATCTACAGCAAACCTCCAGATTTCTTCAGCCCAAGTCCCATCACCATCCACCTGGCTG GAGAACTGCTGCGGCgggagcagctggaggcggCTGCCGAGCGATCCGGTCGTTGGCTGAAGAAGCTGCTTTCTGGTGGGACCGTCAAGCCGCCAGGCGACGGCGCCTTCCCAGAGTTCAAGTGTCACATGGGAGGAAACTGTGAGAGGATTCAGGACATACTGAAGGACGAACCCAAGAAGTATTCGCTGAGGAAACCAGGCATGATGCTGAAG CCTCTGCCTCACCTGTCTGTGCTGAACCTCGGTGAGGAGGAAGCGGAGAAACAGAAGGGCGTGGCTCTGGCGCCAGGCGACTGCCCGAACTGCAGCCTCGGCAGCAAGAACGTCATCCCCAGACACGCCTCCATGTACAACAAGCACCGCTACCC CTTCACTAAGCAAAGATCGTTACTGTACAAACGGACCGCCCTGCCTCTGACCGACGAGGAGAAGAACATCTTCGCTTTTCAGAA ACACGGAATCGGGATGAGCGGGATCACTCCCGGCAGACGGCGCCCCCCGCCCCTCACCTCGTGGTCGTGA